In Antedon mediterranea chromosome 10, ecAntMedi1.1, whole genome shotgun sequence, one genomic interval encodes:
- the LOC140059946 gene encoding uncharacterized protein produces the protein MDQLWRLVAEVFIEKVAPNANPVRSLEHDCGATDITAILTRNGDSADPRPQIEPNKMRETHDNIIRHIRPGRMTSLANRSKFDLLKKIKDDKANFHYRRSKTQGCSFFRNKIPDYMINVEFIGVRATRLPQKMFYRLLASERIDCITPFMTRFKSFYVVTKVYKAEKVRFEILIGDKTKVISKNDVQLAFEYTKVNITPQRKLEVLKEEETEENTQGQLFLETMRKEGKLAKFFKATHKEIVETLQSAFDEIEKKSDLGGLLQTPLFEVECFQ, from the exons ATGGATCAACTTTGGAGACTTGTAGCAGAAGTGTTCATTGAGAAAGTTGCACCAAATGCAAATCCAGTGAGGAGTTTAGAGCATGACTGTGGAG cAACTGATATTACCGCTATTTTAACTAGGAACGGTGACTCAGCAGACCCTAGGCCACAGATCGAACCCAACAAGATGCGCGAAACACACGACAACATCATACGTCACATTAGGCCGGGTAGAATGACTTCTTTAGCTAATCGGAGCAAATTTGATTTgttgaagaaaataaaagatGATAAGGCAAACTTCCATTATAGACGATCAAAAACCCAAGGATGTAGCTTCTTTAGAAATAag ATTCCAGATTACATGATAAATGTGGAGTTTATAGGCGTGAGGGCAACTAGATTACCACAAAAAATGTTCTACAGACTATTAGCGAGTGAACGGATCGATTGTATAACACCCTTCATGACACGATTTAAGTCATTTTATGTCGTAACAAAAGTCTATAAAGCCGAGAAGGTACGATTCGAAATTCTAATTGGGGATAAAACGAAAGTTATTTCGAAAAACGATGTACAACTAGCTTTTGAATACACAAAG GTCAACATAACGCCACAGCGAAAACTGGAGGTTTTAAAAGAAGAGGAGACGGAGGAGAACACACAAGGGCAACTATTTCTGGAGACAATGCGGAAAGAAGGAAAACTTGCAAAATTCTTCAAGGCAACACACAAAGAAATTGTTGAGACGCTTCAATCTGCATTTGATGAGATTGAAAAGAAAAGTGATTTGGGAGGG